A window of Vulpes lagopus strain Blue_001 chromosome 21, ASM1834538v1, whole genome shotgun sequence contains these coding sequences:
- the TMDD1 gene encoding transmembrane and death domain protein 1 → MAARALALALWGWALGPAGTLDAMGPHAAVRLAELLTPEECDHFQSLLKTPEPDVEAELARLSEDRLARARTPGPTSAPPGGRWRWRWLRRARARARARARRAAAEPAGESEGCRQALAAWLVDEASTLPWDRVARALRRSGRPDVARELGKNLHQQATLQLRKSSLRPAPRPASGPAPGPGPAPRPRRAALREPAWDELQLIVERLPQAPFARSPAGWVWPLALGLATGFVGALGAGALLIPLTLWLTGGDGPGPDPDPGPGPGPPRRRPARARGGREARPLLPAGPLEPPRVWAARGRRAPSPPCPRL, encoded by the exons ATGGCGGCGCGGGCGCTGGCGCTGGCGCTCTGGGGCTGGGCGCTGGGCCCGGCGGGGACCCTGGACGCCATGGGCCCCCACGCGGCCGTCCGTCTGGCCGAGCTGCTGACCCCGGAGGAGTGCGACCATTTCCAGTCGCTCCTGAAGACGCCGGAGCCGGACGTCGAGGCCGAGCTGGCCCGGCTCTCCGAGGACCGGCTGGCCCGCGCCCGCACACCGGGCCCCACGTCCGCGCCGCCGGGcgggcggtggcggtggcggtggctgcggcgggcgcgggcgcgggcgcgggcgcgggcgcggcgggcggcggccgaGCCGGCGGGGGAGTCGGAGGGCTGCCGGCAGGCGCTGGCGGCCTGGCTGGTGGACGAGGCCTCGACCCTGCCTTGGGACCGCGTGGCCCGGGCCCTGCGGCGCAGCGGCCGCCCCGACGTGGCCCGGGAGCTCGGCAAGAACCTGCACCAGCAGGCGACGCTGCAGCTGCGCAAGTCCAGCCTGC gccccgccccccgcccggcctcaggccccgcccccggccccggccccgccccgcgcccccgccgcgccgcgctccGGGAGCCGGCCTGGGACGAGCTGCAGCTGATCGTGGAGCGCCTGCCGCAGGCGCCGTTCGCGCGCAGTCCCGCGGGCTGGGTCTGGCCGCTGGCGCTCGGCCTGGCCACCGGCTTCGTGGGGGCGCTGGGCGCGGGGGCGCTGCTCATCCCGCTCACGCTGTGGCTCACGGGCGGCGacggccccggccccgaccccgaccccggccccggccccgggcctcCCCGGCGCAGGCCGGCccgggcgcgcggcgggcgggAGGCGAGGCCGCTGCTGCCTGCGGGGCCGCTCGAGCCGCCCCGGGTCTGGGCCGCACGGGGGCGCCGCGCCCCCTCGCCCCCGTGTCCCCGGCTGTGA
- the FIGNL2 gene encoding fidgetin-like protein 2, whose product MHWTPEHAQPLSQWPEQHLDVSSTTPSPAHKLELPAAGRQRCHYAWAHDDISALTASNLLKRYAEKYSGVLDAPYERPALGGYGDAAFLNGAKGDPEAWPAPEPPYPLASLHDGLAGAKPGGGGGSGGLGGAPALAGALPEPLYAGNACGGPAAAPEYGPAYGAGYLAPGYCAQPPPPPAALLQPPPPPPPPPPPGYAPPGPLYNYGAGGYGAQPGYGALPPPPPPGPPPPPPPPAGPYLASGLAAPAPLPAPARPPPAPPPAPASYGFPGAPEAGALKRKAAAEGAEGRYRKCAYEPAKAPAADGAPYPAADAGDCRGNGLRPKPPGAAGEAAAKYGGGGGGGGGGGGGPPKGPGAPAYGPQLEPFEKFPGPAELAASEMLDRGPPVQWADVAGQAALKAALEEELVWPRLRPPAYPGGPRPPRTLLLFGPRGAGKALLGRCLATQLGATLLRLRGGSLAGPGAAEGAHLLRAAFAAARRRPPSVLLISELDALLPGRDDGALQAPLLACLDGGGAGAGAGAGAGAGAGAGADGVLVVGTTARPAALDEATRRRFALRFYVALPDAAARGQILQRALAQQGCALSERELAALAQGTQGFSGAELAQLCRQAAAGAGLAGLQRPLAYKDLEAALANVGPRASPKDLDSYVEWDKMYGSGH is encoded by the coding sequence ATGCACTGGACACCGGAACACGCGCAGCCGCTGAGCCAGTGGCCGGAGCAGCACCTGGACGTGTCCTCCACGACCCCGTCGCCGGCCCACAAGCTGGAGCTGCCCGCCGCGGGCCGCCAGCGCTGCCACTACGCCTGGGCGCACGACGACATCTCCGCCCTGACGGCGTCCAACCTGCTCAAGCGCTACGCCGAGAAGTACTCGGGGGTCCTGGACGCCCCGTACGAGCGCCCCGCGCTGGGCGGCTACGGCGACGCCGCCTTCCTCAACGGCGCCAAGGGCGACCCCGAGGCCTGGCCGGCGCCCGAGCCGCCCTACCCGCTGGCCTCGCTGCACGACGGCCTCGCGGGCGCCAagccgggcggcgggggcggctcGGGGGGCCTCGGGGGCGCGCCGGCCCTGGCGGGGGCCCTGCCTGAGCCGCTCTACGCCGGCAACGCGTGCGGGGGCCCCGCGGCGGCGCCCGAGTACGGCCCGGCCTACGGCGCGGGGTACCTGGCGCCCGGCTACTGCgcgcagcccccgccgcccccggccgcgcTGCTgcagcccccgccgccgccgccgccgccgcccccgcccggctaCGCGCCCCCGGGGCCGCTGTACAACTACGGGGCGGGGGGCTACGGCGCGCAGCCCGGCTACGGggccctcccgccgccgccgcccccgggcccgcccccgcccccgcccccgcccgcgggccCCTACCTGGCCTCGGGCCTGGCGGCGCCCGCGCCCctgcccgcgcccgcccgccccccgcccgcgcccccgcccgcgcccgcctccTACGGCTTCCCCGGGGCCCCCGAGGCCGGGGCGCTGAAGCGCAAGGCGGCCGCCGAGGGCGCCGAGGGCCGCTACCGCAAGTGCGCCTACGAGCCCGCCAAGGCCCCCGCGGCCGACGGCGCCCCCTACCCCGCCGCGGACGCCGGCGACTGTCGCGGCAACGGGCTCCGGCCCAAGCCGCCGGGCGCGGCGGGGGAGGCGGCGGCCAAGtacgggggcggcggcggcggcggcggcggcggcggggggggcccGCCCAAGGGCCCGGGCGCCCCCGCCTACGGCCCGCAGCTCGAGCCCTTTGAGAAGTTCCCGGGGCCCGCGGAGCTGGCGGCCAGCGAGATGCTGGACCGCGGGCCGCCGGTGCAGTGGGCCGACGTGGCGGGCCAGGCCGCGCTCAAGGCGGCgctggaggaggagctggtgTGGCCGCGGCTCCGGCCGCCCGCCTACCCCggcggcccgcgccccccgcgcacGCTGCTGCTCTTCGGGCCGCGCGGCGCGGGCAAGGCGCTGCTGGGCCGCTGCCTGGCCACGCAGCTGGGCGCCACGCTGCTGCGCCTGCGCGGAGGCTCGCTGGCCGGCCCGGGCGCCGCCGAGGGCGCGCACCTGCTGCGGGCCGCCTTCGccgccgcgcgccgccgcccgccctccGTGCTCCTCATCAGCGAGCTGGACGCGCTGCTCCCGGGCCGCGACGACGGCGCGCTGCAGGCGCCGCTCCTGGCGTGCCTGgacggcggcggcgcgggcgcgggcgcgggcgcgggggcgggcgcgggcgcgggcgcgggggcggacGGCGTCCTGGTGGTGGGCACCACGGCGCGGCCCGCGGCGCTGGACGAGGCCACCCGGCGGCGCTTCGCCCTGCGCTTCTACGTGGCGCTGCCCGACGCCGCGGCGCGCGGCCAGATCCTGCAGCGGGCGCTGGCCCAGCAGGGCTGCGCGCTGAGCGAGCGGGAGCTGGCGGCCCTGGCGCAGGGCACCCAGGGCTTCTCCGGGGCCGAGCTGGCGCAGCTGTGCCGGcaggcggcggccggggcgggccTCGCGGGGCTGCAGCGGCCCCTCGCCTACAAGGACCTGGAGGCGGCGCTCGCCAACGTgggccccagggcctcccccaAGGACCTGGACTCGTACGTGGAGTGGGACAAGATGTACGGCTCGGGACACTGA